A window of Polypterus senegalus isolate Bchr_013 chromosome 14, ASM1683550v1, whole genome shotgun sequence contains these coding sequences:
- the si:dkey-78k11.9 gene encoding P2Y purinoceptor 1, whose protein sequence is MSADNMHLSFTAAASLRDANFTTLQEPAVNISRQLCNVGKSFTSTFLPTVYMIVFCVGLIGNCLGLRSLFRNWKRLGSINLFVLNLGVADLLYVFTLPFLVHYYAMHRHWPFGPSFCKITRFCFNLNLYGSIGFLTCISVYRYLGIVHPMEVMGRIRSQHSLCICALVWILVIAVISPDLYFDKTLPGLTNGSCFDTTTNDYISAYLHYSLVWTILGFCVPLVIILGCYGHIAIVLSRNKNVEPSLKQKCLRLVVILVVLFVVCFIPYHVLRNWNLRTRILQLQGQCKPAFGRIYISYQVSRGLASMNSAFNPLVYLITNDDFQTRVSELSQRARRSVALLTGRKGPEGLLDKSDSNEMKTLDVCEQ, encoded by the coding sequence ATGTCCGCTGATAACATGCATCTGTCATTTACCGCAGCCGCGTCGCTTCGAGACGCCAACTTTACCACTCTGCAGGAGCCCGCGGTGAACATTAGCCGGCAGCTGTGCAATGTGGGCAAATCCTTCACGAGCACTTTCTTGCCAACTGTTTATATGATCGTCTTTTGTGTCGGATTAATCGGAAACTGTCTGGGACTGAGGAGTCTGTTCCGTAATTGGAAGAGACTGGGTAGCATCAACCTGTTTGTCCTCAATTTGGGGGTGGCGGATTTGCTGTACGTCTTCACCCTGCCTTTCCTGGTGCACTACTATGCCATGCACCGACACTGGCCCTTCGGACCGAGCTTCTGTAAAATAACGCGCTTCTGTTTTAATTTGAACTTGTACGGGAGCATCGGTTTTCTCACCTGCATCAGCGTGTACCGTTATTTGGGGATTGTCCATCCCATGGAGGTAATGGGGCGTATCCGAAGCCAACACTCGCTCTGTATTTGCGCCTTAGTTTGGATTTTGGTCATTGCTGTAATTTCTCCCGATTTGTATTTTGATAAAACATTACCGGGTTTAACCAATGGCAGTTGCTTTGACACCACTACTAACGATTATATCTCCGCATATTTGCACTACAGCCTTGTCTGGACCATCCTGGGCTTCTGCGTACCGCTGGTCATTATTTTGGGGTGCTACGGACACATCGCAATTGTTCTctctagaaataaaaatgtggagCCGTCGCTGAAGCAAAAATGCCTGAGACTTGTTGTGATTCTCGTCGTCCTGTTTGTGGTTTGTTTCATTCCCTACCACGTCCTCAGGAACTGGAACTTAAGAACCAGGATACTGCAGTTACAGGGACAGTGCAAGCCGGCATTCGGCAGGATCTACATCTCTTACCAAGTGAGCCGGGGACTGGCGTCAATGAACAGCGCCTTCAACCCCCTGGTCTATCTGATAACCAACGACGACTTCCAGACGCGAGTCAGCGAGCTTAGCCAGCGGGCTCGTCGCTCGGTGGCGCTCTTGACAGGACGCAAAGGGCCCGAGGGACTGCTGGATAAGTCGGACTCGAACGAGATGAAGACTCTGGACGTGTGCGAACAGTGA